The following coding sequences lie in one Bacillus rossius redtenbacheri isolate Brsri chromosome 13, Brsri_v3, whole genome shotgun sequence genomic window:
- the LOC134538640 gene encoding histone H1, gonadal-like, whose translation MASRCGRKVLEAVRTLGEPRGCTMAEVVKYVRQHWQSALSAVRSHVLGALERLAARGLVRRVSRRYAAVSGVRRRRRSRSPRRRRRRRLSATKSSSPRGGRTCPKSPRGRPPTRRSESSPRRTAKRNRKPRKRSPTRKETRGRPKKTAEVEEGQQKEERRRRQSEECDCEEANVLEKLLQGTQDSDVRDCPETTQKEDVPPEKQKFPDRTPQETRDALTLATTCPRCCCKLIVRVKKTAT comes from the coding sequence ATGGCGAGCCGGTGCGGCAGGAAGGTGCTGGAGGCGGTGAGGACCCTGGGCGAGCCCAGGGGGTGCACGATGGCGGAGGTGGTCAAGTACGTGCGGCAACACTGGCAGTCCGCGCTCAGCGCCGTGAGGAGCCACGTGCTGGGGGCGCTGGAGCGGTTAGCCGCCCGGGGGCTGGTGCGCCGCGTGAGCAGGAGGTACGCTGCGGTCAGCGGCGTGCGACGACGGCGGCGGTCGAGGAGcccgaggaggaggaggaggaggaggttgtCGGCGACCAAGAGTTCGTCCCCGCGCGGGGGCAGGACCTGCCCGAAGTCCCCGCGAGGAAGGCCGCCGACCCGGAGGTCCGAGTCCAGCccgagaagaacagccaagaggaaCAGGAAGCCCAGGAAGAGATCTCCAACCCGGAAAGAAACACGCGGACGACCGAAAAAGACCGCGGAAGTCGAGGAGGGACAGCAAAAAGAAGAACGCCGCCGTCGGCAATCAGAGGAATGCGACTGCGAAGAAGCAAATGTTCTGGAGAAGCTGTTGCAAGGAACCCAAGACTCGGACGTCAGAGACTGCCCCGAAACAACCCAGAAGGAAGACGTGCCTCCAGAGAAACAAAAGTTTCCAGACAGAACTCCGCAAGAAACGCGCGACGCGTTGACACTGGCCACGACGTGTCCAAGATGCTGCTGCAAGCTTATTGTTCGCGTGAAGAAAACGGCCACGTGA